Part of the Geodermatophilus obscurus DSM 43160 genome is shown below.
ACGGTGAGTGACGGCGGGCGTGCGGCGGGACGGACGAGGCTCGCCGCCACCGTCCAGGCAGCGCTCTTGACGAACCACTGCGCGGCGAGGATCCGCCACTGCCGGTGGTGAGCCGAGCCGAGCTTCCTGCTCGCGCCGATCAGCATGCTCGCGCTGCCGGTGCCGTCGGCCCGACGCTGCTTGCGCAGTTCCGCCATCGTCCGGCGGTGGCGGTGTCGGACGACGGCGGCGGGCTCGTAGACGATGAGGGCCCCGGTGGTGAGTAGCCGGCAGAGCGCCTCGTGGTCCTCCCCACCGGCCGTGGGGGTACCGGGCCCGAGGGCGGGGTCGAAGCCTCCGGCGGCGAGCAGTCGTTCGCGCCGGAAGGCCATGTTGGCGCCCGTACCCATCGCTCCGATGTGGTAGACCGCCTTGGCGCTCTCGCGCGGGTCCTGCGACTCCGACCGGAGACGTCGCTGGCGGTATCCGCGGCCGAATCCGCCGGCCGCCTCGAAGACCACCTGCGCGGGCGTGGAGAGCTCCGCCGGTGCGACTAGGCCGGTGACCGCGCCGGCCTCGGGATGGGCGTCAAAGGTCATGAGCAGGGCCTCTGCCCACCGGGGGTGCGCCTGCACGTCGTCGTCGACGAAGGCGATCAAGGTGGTGGATGCCTCGACCAGCGCGCGGTTGCGGGCCCAGGCCGTGCCCCGTCGAGGCTCCCGAACGTAGCGGACCCCTGGGTGTTCCTCGACCACCAAGCGCGCCCCGTCACCGCCAGGGTCGTTGTCAACGACGAGCACCTCGACGTCGACAGTCTGGTTCCGCAGGGAGTGGAGGCAACGGGCCAGATCGGTGGGCCGATCGCGGGTGCACACCGCCACGGTCAAGGTCGACGTGCCGGCACGGGAGCGCCACTGTTTCTCCGCCAGGCAGGGCGAGCGGTCCTGCAGAAGCCACCGCGCACTGTCACGGTGCTGGACTTGGTGCATTTCGACGGCGTCGTGCGCGGCGCGGGCGGCGAGCTCTGGGAGCCGCGCCAGCACGCCCTCCGGATCCCCGTCGACGGTGAGTTCGGCCACAGGCACCCCGTGCAGCCAGACCAGCGCGTGCACGCCTTCGGCTGGGGATGCGTACGGCGTCAACGGGGACAGCGCCGTGGCGGTCCCCGCGTCGAGGTCAACGTCGGCGACGGCCAGGCACCGGAACAGCCGGGATGTGCCGGGGCGGCACATCCGCTGGCCAAGGCGCCAGGCTTTCTTGAACATCGTCAACTCCAGTGCAGCGGCCGCTCGGTTGCTGCGGTTCGAGACGGGCGCCCCGTCGGCGAACCATGATGCGCCATCGCCGTCCCTGTGAGCGGGACGAACCGGTCAAAGCCGCTCGGATCCCACTCCTTGGGGTGGGCGGCGGTCGCCACCTGCCGACCGACTTCTGGACGCCTAGGCTGCGCAACGACATGGCACAGCGGCGGACCGCCCAGAAGTATCTGCCACGCGGAGGGGAGAGCAGATGCGAGGCGCTCGGGTTGCCCTGGTACGGCGCCGGTGAGGCGCCTCAGCGTCGTCATCACGAACTACAACTACGCGCGCTTCGTGGGGACGGCCGTCGAGAGCGCCCTCGGTCTGCGCTGGGACGACATCGAGGTGGTCGTGGTGGACGACGGCTCGACGGACGACTCGCCCGAGGTGCTGCGGCGCTACGCCGACCGTGTGCAGCTCCACTTCACGGCCAACGGCGGCCAGCGTGAAGCGGCCAACCACGGCTTCGCGGCCTGCTCCGGCGACGTCGTGATCTTCCTGGATGCCGACGACGTGCTGCCGCCCGAGCTGGCCGAGCGGCTCGCGGCGGTCTGGTCGCCGACGGTCAGCAAGGTGCAGTTCCGCATGCAGCGCATCGACGCCGCCGGCGTCCCCTTCGGGCGGCCGTTCCCGGAGTGGCGGAGGGTCCCCACGCCCGGGCAGGTGCGCCGGTGGGTGGAGCGCACGTCTGCGCAGCCCACTCCGCCTGGATCGGGCAACGCCTACGCTCGGTGGTTCCTCGAGCGGATCTTCCCGCTCGACCCGAGTCTCGGCCGGGCCGCCGACTCCGGCTGTCTTGCCGCGGCACCCCTGCACGGTGACGTGCTGACGCTGCCCGACGTGGTCGTGGGGTACCGCCAACACGGTGGCAACGACAGCGACCTGCTCGCCGACGACACCCGCTTCTCGCGGGAGGTGGTCACCGCACGGGCACGGTGGCGCTTCGCGCAACGCTCCGTCGGGGTCCCCGAGGACCAGATCAACGAGCGCCCCCTGCGCCGCAGTCGGGAGTTGCTGCAACTACGCATCGCGGGCTCACGGCTCGCGCCCGGACGGGCGCTCCTCCCGGACGATGGACGACGGCGGCTCCTGCTGGACGTACTGGTGTCCCCGGCGCATCCGGGCCCGGAACCCCTGCGGACGAGATTGCTCATCGCTGGCTGGTGCCTGTCGGTGCTGACGGCCCCCCAGGCTCTGGTCCGAGGGTTGGTCATCCGCCGTTGGCGGCGGCCATGAGTGCGGGGAACAAGGTGGACCGGTCCCGTCGTCGCACTCGTCAGCGGTCGGGTGCGCCCGTCCGGAGGTCGGCATGACGACCCTGACTCTCGTCACGGTGGCGGTCGTCGTCTACGGGGTCTTGAACACCCGTGGCTACGGGCGCGCCCTCGCGCTGGGAGCCGCGACCCCGGTCGGCGCGGCAGCGGTGGTTGGTGCCATCGCCGTGCCGACCTTCTACGCCGTGGCCGTGGGCGCCGTCGTCGGCGTCGGGCTGCGCCTCCTGCGGGCCCAAGGCCATCAACCCGGCGCCGCACCCTTACCGGTGCCGGCGAGCCGACCGCTCGTGCTCCTCGTGGTCACCTCGGTGCTCGTCACCCTCGTGTCGCCCCTGCTCTTCGACGGTCTGCCGGTCCTGAACCCCGCAGGCGGGGTCGGCACGCTCGTCGCCGGGGTCGTCACGAAGTCGAACATCGCGCAGATCGTCTACCTCGTCCTGAGTGTTGGAGTCGTCGCATATCTCGCTCGTTCCCGTTGGACGGGACCGGAGATCGTCGGGACAGCAGCGTGCCTCACCACCATGCTGTCGTTCTGGGCGTGGACCCACATGGCCGCGGGGATCCCATTCCCCGAAGGTCTGTTCGACAACTCCCCGGCGTTCACGTTCCAGAACACCCTGCCCGGAGGGGCCCCGAGAGTCAGGGGGATCTTCTCCGAGCCGGCCGGTCTGGCGATCTCCTGCCTCGTGACGATCGCCTACTGCGCCTCGCGGATGAGACACGTGCGCGGGCCGCGGAGCCTCGGCGTGCTCATCATCGGCGGTGCCGCGCTGTATCTCGGCTCGATCTCGACATCCACGACCTTTCTGGTCGCAGGGGTGATGCTGGCGGGACTGGCAACCGTGGTCCACGTCGCCTCGTTCGTGCTCGGCCGGGGGTCGTTGAGCACGGTGGTGGTGGCGGTCCTATGCGCCGCTGCCCTGACGGCTGTCTGGCTGCTGCCCTACGTCGCGAACACCGTCGGCGCCGAGATCGAGGCCAAGGTCGGAACCTCGTCGTACAACGACCGGTCCTCGGCCGACAGCACGTCCTATCAACTCGTGATGGACACCTGGGGGTTTGGAACGGGTCTTGGCTCGAACCGAGGGTCGTCATTCGCGGCGTCGCTGCTGAGCACCGTCGGGATCGTCGGTGCTGCCCTGTTCGTCGCCGCCGTCGTCATACTGGTCCGCAGGACCTGGAGACTGGTCGAGGTGCGGCCGGTGATCTGGGCGCTGGCGGCCACATTGACCGCCAAGGTGGTGTCCGGGCCCGACTTGTCCGACCCCTCAGGGATTCTCTGGCTATCACTGGGGGTCCTCGCTCACGCCGCCCTCCGGGATCAGGGCCGAGGGTCGACCCGGGCCGTCCTTGACCACTCGCGCGGGAGTACCACAGGGTCCTCGCGCTCACAGCCGGCGGAGGGGTGAGGTCATGAGCGAGAGGGTCGTCCTGTTCAGGGAGAGAGTGGGCTTTGCGCTGCTCGAACCCGTCAAGGCCCACGTGCGTCGCATTCTGAAACGTCGACAGATCCGCCCCGTTGTCATCCGACCGGGCTTGCAGTCAGCGCATCTGGTTGCCGCGGTGATGGTGAAGAATGAGGCACATCGTCTCCCGGCGCTCCTTCGGCACTATCGACGGCTCGGGGTCGAACACTTCATCTTCATCGACAACGAGTCCACGGACACCCTGCTGAGTCTGCTGATCGGGGTCAATGACGTATCAATCTACAGGGCTGAGGGGTCATTCAGCTCTGCGCGCTATGGACTCGACTGGCTGAACACCGTGCTGTCTCGTCACTGCAGCGGCAAGTGGGTCGTCCATGTCGATGCCGACGAGTTCTTGGTGTTCGATTCAGAATTGCCCGACCTGCTGTCGGTGTGTGCATGGCTAAAGAAGTCCGGGCGCCGGTCCCTGCAGGCGATCATGATTGACATGTACAGCGACAGGAAGGCGACGCAGAACGTAGTGCGGGAGGGGCAGGACCCGCTCGAGGTGTGCAGTCTCTTCGACGCGACTGGCTACGAACGCCACCATCACTGGGCCTCCGCCACCACGTGGGTCAAGGGTGGCGTGCGAGGGCGCCTGTTCTTTCCGGACCGTTGGGAAGGCCCGGCGCTCAACAAGACGCCGCTCGTCCTGTGGCGGCGGCGCTACGCGTACCTGCGCGCTGCCCATCTCATCTGGCCTAGGAATCTCAACGGAGGGCTCAAGACCGCGGAACTGGCGCTGTTGCACTTCAAGTTCACACCCTCGGCATCGGCGCTCATGGTGGATGAAGGTCACCGGGCGCAGCACACGACGGAGTACCGCGCTTACGACAACATCAGAGACGTCATCATGGTGGGGGACGAGACCCGCCAGTACCGCCAGCCGGCCGACCTGACGGGACATGGGTTGATCGCACGGATCGGTTCCACCTTCTGACTTGGCGAGGAGATGCACGCCGGGGCGTCGACTGGGAGTCCGTCGGCCAACCGGCACCCGCGAAGTGCCGGGAGCATGAGGAGAACCGGGTTGAGGAGAGGTAGAGCGGTCGAACGGCGGCTGGGTCACTGGCGCGGTGCAGCGGACTGGTACGTGCTGTCGCACGTTCGCGAAGGATCAAGCGGGCCTGCGCCACATCGTCGTCTGATGCACGCCGCCGCCTGGCTTCAGACCTCGGATGTCTGTCCGGTGCCACTCCGAAAGGTCGACGGAGAGTCCAGCGTTCCACGGCCGGTCCGAGTCGTCCAGGAGCAGCGTCCCTCCTCGCCTCACCTTCGTCGTGCTCGCACGTGCGCAGGCCATGCGCGCGCGACCATCGATGATGACGAGGTCGAGCGAGTCATCCGCGGTGTCGGCGATGGTCTGCACGTAGTCGTCGAAGTAGGAGCCCGGAGCTGCCTCCGAGGTCATGTGGCCGCTCCGCGTGGGCTCACGGAGCAGGAGCGTCACGTCCTCGGGCAGCAGGCTGCTGAGTGTCTGGTACCACTCGCGATCGTGCTCGACCACGGTCAACCGGGCGCCATGGTCATGCAGTTAGAGGCTCGAACCACCCCCACCGAACTCGAAGACCTCGGCGCCCTCAGGCAGCAGGCCAGCGACGGCATGCGCTGCGCGGTACGGCCACCACGGCCGTCGCACGTCGACGGTCGAGCGATTGCGGTCCCTCAGCCAGGGCGGAACCTCGGTCAGCAGTTGTGGGTGACGCACTGCCTCGACGGCGATCGATCGGAGGATGC
Proteins encoded:
- a CDS encoding glycosyltransferase, whose translation is MFKKAWRLGQRMCRPGTSRLFRCLAVADVDLDAGTATALSPLTPYASPAEGVHALVWLHGVPVAELTVDGDPEGVLARLPELAARAAHDAVEMHQVQHRDSARWLLQDRSPCLAEKQWRSRAGTSTLTVAVCTRDRPTDLARCLHSLRNQTVDVEVLVVDNDPGGDGARLVVEEHPGVRYVREPRRGTAWARNRALVEASTTLIAFVDDDVQAHPRWAEALLMTFDAHPEAGAVTGLVAPAELSTPAQVVFEAAGGFGRGYRQRRLRSESQDPRESAKAVYHIGAMGTGANMAFRRERLLAAGGFDPALGPGTPTAGGEDHEALCRLLTTGALIVYEPAAVVRHRHRRTMAELRKQRRADGTGSASMLIGASRKLGSAHHRQWRILAAQWFVKSAAWTVAASLVRPAARPPSLTVANLAGWTFALASDPYRRAVVQVRRQAREHPDEPLLAPLP
- a CDS encoding glycosyltransferase family 2 protein, whose translation is MRRLSVVITNYNYARFVGTAVESALGLRWDDIEVVVVDDGSTDDSPEVLRRYADRVQLHFTANGGQREAANHGFAACSGDVVIFLDADDVLPPELAERLAAVWSPTVSKVQFRMQRIDAAGVPFGRPFPEWRRVPTPGQVRRWVERTSAQPTPPGSGNAYARWFLERIFPLDPSLGRAADSGCLAAAPLHGDVLTLPDVVVGYRQHGGNDSDLLADDTRFSREVVTARARWRFAQRSVGVPEDQINERPLRRSRELLQLRIAGSRLAPGRALLPDDGRRRLLLDVLVSPAHPGPEPLRTRLLIAGWCLSVLTAPQALVRGLVIRRWRRP
- a CDS encoding glycosyltransferase family 2 protein: MSERVVLFRERVGFALLEPVKAHVRRILKRRQIRPVVIRPGLQSAHLVAAVMVKNEAHRLPALLRHYRRLGVEHFIFIDNESTDTLLSLLIGVNDVSIYRAEGSFSSARYGLDWLNTVLSRHCSGKWVVHVDADEFLVFDSELPDLLSVCAWLKKSGRRSLQAIMIDMYSDRKATQNVVREGQDPLEVCSLFDATGYERHHHWASATTWVKGGVRGRLFFPDRWEGPALNKTPLVLWRRRYAYLRAAHLIWPRNLNGGLKTAELALLHFKFTPSASALMVDEGHRAQHTTEYRAYDNIRDVIMVGDETRQYRQPADLTGHGLIARIGSTF